A region of Thermobifida halotolerans DNA encodes the following proteins:
- a CDS encoding peptide chain release factor 3 produces MSAPADTSGHRVTAEIRNEAGRRRTFAVISHPDAGKSTLTEALALHAAAITSAGAVHGKGDRRGVTSDWMDMEQARGISITSAALRIDYDDRVLNLLDTPGHADFSEDTYRVLAAVDCAVMLLDSAKGLEPQTLKLFDVARNRNIPVITFVNKWDRPGREPLELLDEIEQRIGLRPTPLNWPVGIAGDFRGLIDRTRDNTYTRLHRTPGGATRALEQTLDHAAAAELEGPAWHQATEELDLLDEIGADFDEASFLAGRSSPVLFGAALPNFGVSHLLRTLIDLAPAPSARTDTTGAPRPVEAPFAGFVFKMQANMDKQHRDRMAFVRVCSGRFDRGMVLTHAATGRPFATKYTQAVFGSERHTVDTAYPGDVIALVNAQSLRVGDTLYDGPKVEFPPIPSFAPEHFAVARALDSGRYKQFRRGIAQLDSEGVVQVLVSDVRGEQAPVLAAVGPLQFDVVRHRMEHEFRAPVELAHLDYGLARRTDPDSAPVLHGLSGAEVLTRRSDNALLVLVHNKWRLKVIQRDHPTLLMEPLLAGGIEEQN; encoded by the coding sequence TTGAGCGCACCAGCGGACACGTCCGGGCACCGGGTGACAGCCGAGATCCGGAACGAGGCGGGGCGGCGGCGTACGTTCGCGGTGATCTCGCATCCGGACGCGGGCAAGTCGACGTTGACCGAGGCCCTGGCCCTGCACGCGGCGGCGATCACCTCGGCCGGAGCCGTGCACGGCAAGGGCGACCGGCGGGGCGTGACCTCGGACTGGATGGACATGGAACAGGCCCGCGGCATCTCCATCACCTCCGCCGCACTGCGCATCGACTACGACGACCGGGTACTCAACCTGCTGGACACCCCCGGCCACGCCGACTTCTCCGAGGACACCTACCGGGTACTGGCCGCGGTGGACTGCGCGGTGATGCTGCTGGACTCGGCCAAGGGCCTGGAACCCCAGACCCTGAAACTGTTCGACGTGGCCCGCAACCGCAACATCCCGGTCATCACGTTCGTCAACAAATGGGACCGGCCCGGCCGCGAACCCCTGGAACTGCTCGACGAGATCGAGCAGCGCATCGGACTGCGCCCCACCCCCCTGAACTGGCCGGTGGGCATCGCCGGAGACTTCCGCGGCCTGATCGACCGCACCCGCGACAACACCTACACCCGACTGCACCGCACCCCCGGCGGCGCCACCCGCGCCCTGGAGCAGACCCTCGACCACGCCGCGGCCGCCGAACTGGAAGGCCCCGCCTGGCACCAGGCCACCGAGGAACTCGACCTGCTGGACGAGATCGGCGCCGACTTCGACGAGGCGTCGTTCCTGGCGGGCAGGTCCTCGCCCGTGCTGTTCGGCGCCGCCCTGCCCAACTTCGGGGTGTCCCACCTGCTGCGCACCCTCATCGACCTGGCCCCCGCGCCCTCGGCGCGCACCGACACCACCGGCGCGCCCCGCCCGGTGGAGGCGCCGTTCGCCGGATTCGTGTTCAAGATGCAGGCCAACATGGACAAGCAGCACCGCGACCGGATGGCGTTCGTACGCGTCTGCTCCGGCCGCTTCGACCGGGGCATGGTCCTCACCCACGCCGCCACGGGCCGCCCGTTCGCCACCAAGTACACCCAGGCGGTGTTCGGCAGCGAGCGCCACACGGTGGACACCGCCTACCCCGGAGACGTGATCGCGCTGGTCAACGCCCAATCCCTGCGGGTGGGCGACACCCTCTACGACGGGCCGAAGGTGGAGTTTCCCCCCATTCCCAGCTTCGCGCCCGAACACTTCGCGGTGGCCCGCGCCCTGGACTCGGGCCGCTACAAGCAGTTCCGCCGCGGCATCGCCCAACTCGACTCCGAAGGCGTGGTCCAGGTGCTGGTCTCCGACGTGCGCGGCGAACAGGCCCCGGTACTGGCCGCGGTCGGCCCACTGCAGTTCGACGTGGTACGCCACCGCATGGAACACGAGTTCCGCGCCCCGGTGGAACTGGCACACCTGGACTACGGCCTGGCCCGACGCACCGACCCCGACTCCGCCCCCGTCCTGCACGGCCTGTCGGGCGCGGAGGTCCTGACCCGCCGCTCCGACAACGCGCTGCTGGTCCTGGTCCACAACAAGTGGCGCCTCAAGGTCATCCAACGCGACCACCCCACCCTGCTCATGGAACCCCTCCTCGCCGGAGGCATCGAAGAACAGAACTGA
- a CDS encoding NADH-quinone oxidoreductase subunit N: MGGVDPVALVPEAAVAVAAVTGLLLGGWLPRHRQWIVRLLALSALAVALAATIVLAGRPPQATASGTYVLDVLLHAVRAVVLAGTALVVLLSADRVAGHRRETEYHVLLLLGALGTIVVAGAGDLLVLAVGYLLASIPLYALAGFGKDARGTEAALKYYLMGALFTVVLLVGAALLLGAGGATGYTELARRLPDASGALVAVGAVAVAGGLLFKAGGVPAHFWVPDVTEGASAPVAAFVTTVPKVGALAALFRLGGQVLAGVEVDWPPLVALVAAATMSLGNLAAFFQDNARRLLAYSTVGQVGYLLTAVAAVGTGLALPGLLFYLAAYTVTNLGAFAVVCALPEARDLGDFTGLFRRRPWLSLGLVVCLLGLVGTPPTAVFVGKLTVFTAAFDAGLVWLVVVALANTVASLFYYLRWVLPLFRRVPSDDGRGPAAGAGPQGRGAAAVAVAAAALSVALGVAAGPFLTVLS; the protein is encoded by the coding sequence ATGGGAGGAGTCGACCCGGTCGCGCTCGTGCCGGAGGCCGCCGTGGCGGTGGCGGCCGTCACCGGACTGCTGCTGGGCGGCTGGCTGCCCCGCCACCGCCAGTGGATCGTGCGGCTGCTCGCCCTCTCCGCACTGGCCGTCGCCCTGGCCGCCACGATCGTCCTCGCGGGCCGACCCCCGCAGGCCACGGCCTCGGGGACCTACGTGCTGGACGTGCTGCTGCACGCCGTGCGCGCCGTCGTGCTGGCCGGGACCGCGCTGGTCGTCCTGCTGTCGGCCGACCGGGTGGCGGGCCACCGCCGGGAGACGGAGTACCACGTGCTGCTGCTCCTCGGCGCGCTCGGCACGATCGTTGTCGCGGGGGCGGGCGACCTGCTGGTGCTGGCCGTCGGCTACCTGCTCGCCAGCATCCCGCTGTACGCCCTCGCCGGGTTCGGCAAGGACGCCCGAGGCACCGAGGCGGCCCTGAAGTACTACCTGATGGGCGCGCTCTTCACCGTCGTGCTGCTGGTGGGCGCCGCCCTCCTGCTGGGCGCCGGGGGCGCCACCGGCTACACCGAGCTGGCGCGGCGCCTGCCCGACGCGTCCGGAGCCCTCGTCGCCGTCGGCGCGGTCGCGGTCGCCGGTGGGCTGCTGTTCAAGGCCGGGGGCGTGCCCGCGCACTTCTGGGTTCCCGACGTCACCGAGGGCGCGTCGGCGCCGGTGGCCGCGTTCGTCACCACCGTGCCCAAGGTCGGCGCGCTGGCGGCGCTGTTCCGGCTGGGCGGGCAGGTGCTGGCGGGGGTGGAGGTGGACTGGCCGCCGCTGGTCGCGCTGGTGGCCGCGGCCACGATGAGCCTGGGCAACCTCGCGGCCTTCTTCCAGGACAACGCGCGCCGCCTGCTCGCCTACTCCACCGTCGGCCAGGTCGGTTACCTGCTCACGGCGGTCGCGGCGGTCGGGACCGGGCTCGCGCTGCCGGGCCTGCTGTTCTACCTCGCCGCCTACACGGTCACCAACCTCGGGGCCTTCGCCGTCGTGTGCGCCCTGCCCGAAGCGCGCGACCTCGGCGACTTCACAGGGCTGTTCCGCCGCCGCCCGTGGCTGTCCCTCGGTCTCGTCGTCTGCCTGCTGGGCCTGGTGGGTACGCCGCCGACGGCGGTGTTCGTGGGCAAGCTCACCGTCTTCACCGCCGCCTTCGACGCGGGTCTGGTCTGGCTCGTGGTGGTGGCGCTCGCCAACACCGTCGCCAGCCTCTTCTACTACCTGCGGTGGGTTCTCCCGCTGTTTCGGCGGGTCCCGTCCGACGACGGCCGCGGACCGGCGGCAGGCGCCGGACCGCAGGGGCGTGGCGCCGCCGCGGTGGCGGTCGCCGCGGCGGCGCTGTCGGTGGCCCTGGGCGTCGCCGCGGGGCCGTTCCTGACCGTGCTGTCCTAG
- a CDS encoding HelD family protein, with amino-acid sequence MSETVPSFELDPEIRAERAFLSEARAALRRMHEDVVTTETVQDSSEDADYTFTNRLLVMDRQRRADALVDLPDVPLFFGRLDYPPGTVYESGPADSSSPVRAPDADRVYIGRRHVHDADGDALVIDWRAPVSAAFYRAGRDDPQGVLLRRRYGFSDSAELTAYEDEPLSAPGEGEASDAAGALLTAEIERPRSGPMRDIVATIQPEQDELVRAPMRPALCVQGAPGTGKTAVGLHRVAFLLYTERDRLRQDGGVAIVGPNRSFLSYIRNVLPALGEVGVRQTTVEELIGRVPVSRVEEPHAARIKGDARMAEVVFRDLWAQPRPLEEALVVSKGARRWRLYPDELAEVLTELRERGIGYGAGPTLLAQRLAHLVMQRIEFSGEPYEARTLSELRRNRAIGAAARKMWPKADPVRLVLGLLTDRDRLARAAGGILTDEEQEAILLPGRPRGPKSARWSVEDLALIDEAAALIERPSTLGHIVVDEAQDLSPMQCRALGRRCARGSLTVLGDIAQGTSPAAVDDWSTLLAHLGQPDARLAVLDRGFRVPAQIIDYAARLLPKIAPGLGAPTGVRQAPGALRVTEAAGSDYFDALVSACREALGGDGSVGLVAADSDVPAIRERLSAEGLEPALLGADEDALESARLVCVPATLAKGLEFDSVVVAEPARIVTAEPRGLNRLYVALTRAVSGLHIVHAEPLPASLRGLRP; translated from the coding sequence ATGTCCGAGACCGTGCCCTCTTTCGAGCTCGATCCCGAGATCCGGGCCGAACGCGCCTTCCTCTCCGAGGCGCGCGCCGCCCTGCGGCGCATGCACGAGGACGTCGTCACCACCGAGACCGTGCAGGACAGCTCCGAGGACGCCGACTACACCTTCACCAACCGGCTGCTGGTCATGGACCGCCAGCGGCGGGCCGACGCCCTGGTCGACCTGCCCGACGTCCCGCTGTTCTTCGGACGGCTCGACTACCCGCCCGGCACCGTCTACGAGAGCGGGCCCGCCGACTCGTCCTCGCCCGTGCGCGCCCCCGACGCCGACCGGGTCTACATCGGGCGGCGGCACGTGCACGACGCCGACGGCGACGCCCTGGTCATCGACTGGCGTGCGCCGGTCTCCGCCGCGTTCTACCGGGCCGGCCGCGACGACCCGCAGGGAGTACTGCTGCGCCGCCGCTACGGGTTCTCCGACTCCGCGGAGCTGACCGCCTACGAGGACGAGCCGCTGTCCGCCCCCGGGGAAGGGGAGGCGTCCGACGCGGCCGGTGCGCTGCTGACCGCGGAGATCGAACGCCCCCGTTCCGGGCCGATGCGCGACATCGTCGCCACCATCCAACCGGAGCAGGACGAACTGGTCCGCGCACCGATGCGGCCCGCGCTGTGCGTACAGGGCGCCCCGGGCACCGGCAAGACCGCCGTGGGCCTGCACCGCGTCGCCTTCCTGCTCTACACCGAACGGGACCGGCTGCGCCAGGACGGCGGCGTGGCCATCGTCGGACCGAACCGCTCCTTTCTGTCCTACATCCGCAACGTGCTGCCCGCGCTCGGCGAGGTCGGGGTGCGCCAGACCACCGTCGAGGAGCTGATCGGCCGGGTCCCCGTCTCCCGGGTCGAGGAGCCGCACGCCGCCCGGATCAAGGGCGACGCCCGCATGGCCGAGGTCGTCTTCCGGGATCTGTGGGCGCAGCCGCGGCCGCTCGAGGAGGCCCTGGTCGTCTCGAAGGGCGCGCGCAGGTGGCGCCTCTACCCCGACGAACTGGCCGAGGTCCTCACCGAACTGCGGGAGCGCGGCATCGGCTACGGGGCGGGGCCGACCCTGCTCGCCCAGCGCCTCGCCCACCTGGTGATGCAGCGGATCGAGTTCTCCGGCGAGCCCTACGAGGCGCGCACGCTCAGCGAACTGCGCCGCAACCGGGCGATCGGCGCCGCCGCCCGGAAGATGTGGCCCAAGGCCGACCCGGTCCGCCTGGTCCTGGGCCTGCTCACCGACCGCGACCGACTCGCCCGCGCCGCCGGGGGCATCCTCACCGACGAGGAGCAGGAGGCGATCCTGCTGCCCGGGCGGCCGCGCGGTCCGAAGTCGGCGCGCTGGTCCGTCGAGGACCTGGCGCTCATCGACGAGGCCGCCGCCCTGATCGAGCGGCCGTCGACGCTGGGCCACATCGTCGTCGACGAGGCCCAGGACCTCAGCCCGATGCAGTGCCGGGCCCTCGGACGCCGCTGCGCCCGGGGGTCGCTCACCGTGCTCGGCGACATCGCCCAGGGCACCAGCCCGGCGGCGGTCGACGACTGGTCGACCCTGCTGGCCCACCTCGGCCAGCCCGACGCCCGCCTGGCGGTCCTCGACCGCGGGTTCCGAGTCCCGGCGCAGATCATCGACTACGCCGCGCGGCTGCTCCCAAAGATCGCTCCCGGCCTGGGAGCGCCCACCGGAGTGCGGCAGGCCCCCGGAGCGCTGCGGGTCACCGAGGCCGCCGGGAGCGACTACTTCGACGCGCTCGTGTCGGCCTGCCGGGAGGCGCTCGGGGGCGACGGTTCCGTCGGCCTCGTCGCAGCCGACTCCGACGTTCCCGCCATCCGTGAGCGGCTGTCCGCCGAGGGGCTGGAGCCCGCGCTGCTCGGTGCGGACGAGGACGCGCTGGAGTCCGCCCGGCTGGTGTGCGTGCCCGCCACCCTCGCCAAGGGACTGGAGTTCGACTCGGTCGTCGTCGCCGAACCGGCCCGGATCGTCACCGCCGAACCGCGCGGCCTCAACCGTCTCTACGTGGCCCTGACCCGTGCGGTGAGCGGTCTGCACATCGTCCACGCCGAACCGCTGCCCGCCTCCCTGCGCGGACTCCGTCCCTGA
- a CDS encoding MerR family transcriptional regulator: MHRDHMQIGEVAERTGLSLRTIRYYGEVGLVEPSARSKGGFRLYTESDVERLLLIKRMKPLEFSLEETRDLLDVIDRLESGAADERERAALTARLDLFEEAIEARCTALREQLAMAEEFGDRLRAQRNKIGTRP, from the coding sequence ATGCACAGGGACCACATGCAGATCGGCGAGGTGGCCGAACGCACGGGCCTGTCGCTGCGGACGATCCGCTACTACGGCGAGGTGGGCCTGGTCGAGCCGTCCGCGCGCTCCAAGGGGGGCTTCCGCCTCTACACCGAGTCCGACGTGGAACGACTCCTGCTGATCAAGCGGATGAAACCGCTGGAGTTCAGCCTGGAGGAGACCCGCGACCTGCTGGACGTCATCGACCGACTCGAATCCGGTGCGGCCGACGAACGCGAGCGCGCCGCACTGACCGCCCGACTCGATCTGTTCGAGGAGGCGATCGAGGCACGCTGCACCGCACTGCGCGAACAACTGGCCATGGCGGAGGAGTTCGGCGATCGGCTGCGCGCGCAACGGAACAAGATCGGCACCCGCCCCTGA